The Microaerobacter geothermalis genomic sequence CATTGGTTCCAGTCTTTTTAACAACTGGTGAATTGAGCGGTACTACTTATGAAATGATTGCTAATAGTGGGATTCCGTATTTCACAAAAACAGAAACGGCAATTAAGTCATTAGCATTATTTTTAAGATATAAACAGATGCCTAATATCCTACGTGGAGGTAATTACTATGAAAAAATTAATTACACCAGAGGAAGCGGTTAAGTTCATAAAAACTGGAGATGTATTGATGGTTGGGGGGTTTGGGTTATCTGGCACTCCACTAACTTTAATTGATGTTCTAACAAAACATGTTGCAAAAGAACTCACGGTCATCAGTAACAATCTTGGTGAAGAAGGAAGAGGACTTGGGAAATTACTTTTGTCAGGTCATCTTAAAAAGGCTATTGGTTCATATTTTACGACTAATAAGGATGCAGTAAATGCGTGGTCAAAAGGAGAACTAGAAATTGAGCTTATTCCCCAAGGTACGTTGGCTGAAGCAATACGTGCAGGCGGTGCGGGTATTGCAGGATTTTACACAAAAACTGCTGTAGGCACAAAATTATCAGAAGATAAGGAAATTAGGGAATTTAATGGGGAAAAATATTTATTTCAGCCTGCGTTAAAAGCAGCTGTTTCATTAATAAAAGCTGCAAAAGCAGATGATTTGGGTAATCTCGTTTACCATAAAACAGCTCGAAATTTTAATCCAGCTATGGCAACAGCAGCAAAAATTGTAATTGCAGAAGTGGACGAAATTGTTGAAGTTGGTTCGTTTACCCCAGAAGAGGTCGTTACTCCACATGTTTATGTTGATTATGTAGTAATTAATCGTTATGTCAAGAAAGGGGGGCGTTACGTTGCCCAAGAAGAAGTCTCCGGATCGAATTAAGATAGCTAAACGGTTGGCACAAGAACTCCAAGATAGACAAGTTGTTAATCTCGGGGTTGGAATTCCAACTCTTGTTCCAGACTATATTGAGGAAGGGAAGCAAGTGTTTTTACAGTCGGAGAATGGATTGCTTGGAATGGGGCCTACTCCACCAGAAGACGAGTTAGACATGGATTTGATTAGTGCAAGTAAACAGCCAATTACCATGCAATCAGGTGCATCATTATTTGATAGTGCAGATTCATTTGTCATGATCAGAGGAGGACACATTGATGTGGCTGTTTTAGGGGCTCTACAAGTGGATGAGACAGGGGAAATAGCCAATTGGGCTGTACCTGGTCAACAGATACTAGGAGTGGGGGGAGCTATGGACCTTGTCGCTGGTGCAAACAAAATTATTTTAGCACTTACACACCAATCAAAAGATGGGGAACCCAAGCTAGTAAAAAAATTAACTTATCCAAGTAGTGGAATACGAAAAGCCAATTTGGTAGTGACTGAAAAAGCAGTTTTTGAATTTAAAGACGGAATCATGTATTTAATAGAACTTGATCCTGCTCTTACAGTAGAAGAGTTAAGGAAAATAACTGAAGCTGAATTTAAAGTTTCACCGACGTTATCGGTGAATTACAAATAATTTTTAAATGAAAGGGTGGTTAAAAATGAGAAAACTCTTATTTGTATTGATGGTGGGTCTTTTGGCACTTTTATTAACCGCATGTGGAGGGGAAACAAAATCAAGTACTCAACCTTCCTCTACAGAAAAGCAAGGAACGGAGGCCATTACTCAATCAAATGCTCCTCAAGCACAAGAATTTACTTTCGGGGCAGCAACACAAGGAGGACTTTGGTATACCTTAGCAGGAGCAATGGGAGACGAAATTCAGAAAGCTATCCCAGGATCGACAGTAACAGTTATTGAAGGTG encodes the following:
- a CDS encoding 3-oxoacid CoA-transferase subunit B, which encodes MPKKKSPDRIKIAKRLAQELQDRQVVNLGVGIPTLVPDYIEEGKQVFLQSENGLLGMGPTPPEDELDMDLISASKQPITMQSGASLFDSADSFVMIRGGHIDVAVLGALQVDETGEIANWAVPGQQILGVGGAMDLVAGANKIILALTHQSKDGEPKLVKKLTYPSSGIRKANLVVTEKAVFEFKDGIMYLIELDPALTVEELRKITEAEFKVSPTLSVNYK
- a CDS encoding CoA transferase subunit A codes for the protein MKKLITPEEAVKFIKTGDVLMVGGFGLSGTPLTLIDVLTKHVAKELTVISNNLGEEGRGLGKLLLSGHLKKAIGSYFTTNKDAVNAWSKGELEIELIPQGTLAEAIRAGGAGIAGFYTKTAVGTKLSEDKEIREFNGEKYLFQPALKAAVSLIKAAKADDLGNLVYHKTARNFNPAMATAAKIVIAEVDEIVEVGSFTPEEVVTPHVYVDYVVINRYVKKGGRYVAQEEVSGSN